Proteins encoded in a region of the Quercus lobata isolate SW786 chromosome 8, ValleyOak3.0 Primary Assembly, whole genome shotgun sequence genome:
- the LOC115957527 gene encoding early nodulin-like protein 1 encodes MANTIFKLNPQNKVLYAVGLFCLMLLVQKGAATQFTVGGSKGWSVPSPNDVHFNQWAENSRFQIGDSLLFNYQPDQDSVLQVNQDSYNNCNTDSYQQKYTDGHTVVQLPQSGPFYFISGNKDNCQKNEKMVVIVLADRSNSSQNTNTTTSPPPSGSTDITPSPAPTGEESPSPPPTGEETPAPVSETPPPPPSGASSIFISSVTTLGAFTASSLYFLL; translated from the exons ATGGCTAACACTATTTTTAAACTAAATCCTCAAAACAAAGTATTGTATGCAGTGGGGCTCTTTTGTCTCATGCTGTTGGTGCAGAAGGGAGCTGCAACTCAGTTTACTGTTGGAGGCTCAAAGGGCTGGAGTGTTCCAAGTCCCAATGATGTCCACTTCAACCAATGGGCAGAAAATAGCCGATTTCAAATCGGAGACTCTCTTC TTTTTAACTACCAACCCGACCAAGACTCGGTGCTTCAAGTAAACCAGGACAGCTACAACAATTGCAACACTGACTCATATCAGCAAAAATACACTGATGGTCACACTGTTGTCCAGTTGCCTCAATCTGGGCCTTTCTACTTCATAAGTGGCAACAAAGACAACtgtcaaaaaaatgaaaagatggTGGTTATTGTATTGGCAGATAGAAGCAACAGCTCTCAGAATACTAACACAACCACCTCTCCTCCACCTTCAGGCTCAACAGATATAACACCATCTCCAGCACCTACCGGTGAGGAGTCTCCGTCACCACCACCTACCGGTGAGGAGACTCCAGCTCCTGTCAGTGAAACTCCTCCTCCTCCCCCAAGTGGAGCTTCTTCAATCTTCATTAGTTCTGTCACTACCCTTGGAGCATTCACTGCTTCATCTCTTTATTTCTTACTCTAA
- the LOC115955872 gene encoding receptor-like protein 33, with product MLSLSDNEFIGEIGEFKYNSLDYLDLGNNKLQGSIPRSISRLVNLTYLSLSSTKFSTMLEFEMFSELKNLQYLDFSHNLLSMNNVTFTLPNLWYLNLSSSNISEFPIFLKTATNLESLDLSNNRIYGQVPRWLGDAERNSLYYVDLRANLLQGPLPTLNSLFLRYFFVSNNSFTGEIPLSICNASYLEVLDLSHNNLSGMIPKCLANFSFLPVLDLRMNNLCGTIPATFAKGNNFRNINFNGNQLEGQLPRSLANCRNLEVLDLGNNKINGTFPYWLESLLKLQVLVLRSNRFEGRICNPKTKFPFPNLRIIDISNNQFNGSLPRKYFKYLKGMMNVDESEVGLKYMGDYYYQDSLNVMMKGSYIELVRIQTVFTTIDFSNNRFIGEMPKILGRLKSLKGLNFSHNNLTGYIPSSFGNLTNLEWLDLSFNKLSGEIPTQLAELPWLEVLDLSHNQLTGRIPLGKQFNTFDNDSYMENLGLCGFPLSRTCNNEMKQPTPSNLQKEDNLEPENGFGWQAVSIGYGCGVIFGTLMGYLMFKTGKPKWIVRMVISEQQIVLRRLKNNAHRCGGRNI from the coding sequence ATGTTAAGCCTTAGTGATAATGAATTCATTGGTGAGATTGGTGAATTTAAGTACAATTCATTGGACTATCTTGATTTGGGTAATAATAAGCTACAGGGCTCCATACCTAGGTCAATTTCTAGACTTGTGAACCTTActtatctttctctctcatcaacTAAATTCAGTACTATGTTAGAGTTTGAAATGTTTTCAGAGCTCAAAAATCTCCAATATCTTGATTTTTCACATAACTTACTTAGCATGAACAATGTAACTTTTACCTTGCCCAATCTTTGGTACTTGAACTTGTCTTCTTCCAACATTAGTGAATTCCCAATTTTCTTAAAAACAGCAACAAATTTAGAATCCTTAGACCTTTCCAATAACAGAATTTATGGTCAAGTTCCAAGATGGTTGGGGGATGCGGAGAGAAATTCATTATATTATGTTGATCTTCGGGCCAACTTGCTTCAAGGACCATTACCCACATTAAATTCTCTTTTCCTTCGATATTTCTTTGTCTCCAATAACAGCTTTACTGGAGAAATCCCCCTTTCAATTTGTAACGCAAGTTACCTTGAAGTTCTAGATTTGTCTCATAACAACTTAAGTGGCATGATTCCGAAGTGTTTGGCAAATTTTAGTTTCCTCCCAGTGTTGGATTTGCGAATGAATAACCTTTGTGGTACCATCCCAGCCACATTTGCTAAGGGAAATAATTTCAGGAATATTAACTTTAATGGCAATCAGTTAGAAGGGCAATTGCCACGATCTTTAGCAAATTGTAGGAACTTGGAAGTTCTAGATCTTGGAAACAATAAGATAAATGGAACCTTCCCTTATTGGTTGGAAAGTCTTCTGAAATTGCAGGTTCTTGTCTTAAGATCAAATAGATTTGAAGGTCGTATATGCAATCCTAAAACCAAATTTCCTTTCCCAAATTTGCGAATCATAGACATCTCCAACAATCAGTTTAATGGTTCTTTGccaagaaaatatttcaaatatttgaaaGGCATGATGAATGTGGATGAAAGTGAAGTTGGATTGAAATATATGGGAGACTATTATTATCAGGATTCTTTGAATGTGATGATGAAAGGGTCGTATATTGAGTTGGTGAGAATCCAAACTGTCTTCACAACcattgatttttcaaacaatagATTCATAGGGGAGATGCCTAAGATACTTGGAAGGCTTAAATCACTCAAGGGGCTCAACTTTTCTCACAATAACCTTACAGGTTATATTCCTTCATCGTTTGGAAATTTGACCAATCTTGAATGGTTAGATCTCTCTTTCAACAAGCTTAGCGGGGAGATTCCCACCCAATTGGCAGAGCTACCGTGGCTTGAAGTTTTAGATCTATCACATAACCAACTTACAGGACGTATACCTTTAGGAAAGCAGTTCAATACATTTGATAATGATTCATACATGGAAAATTTGGGATTATGTGGATTTCCATTGTCTAGAACATGCAACAATGAGATGAAGCAACCAACACCATCAAACTTACAAAAAGAAGATAATTTAGAGCCTGAAAATGGGTTTGGTTGGCAAGCTGTATCGATAGGTTATGGATGTGGAGTGATATTTGGAACATTGATGGGATATCTTATGTTCAAAACTGGAAAACCAAAGTGGATTGTGAGGATGGTCATATCAGAGCAACAGATCGTGCTCAGAAGGCTGAAGAATAATGCCCACCGATGTGGTGGAAGAAATATCTAG